The following are from one region of the Oryzias latipes chromosome 12, ASM223467v1 genome:
- the LOC111948384 gene encoding uncharacterized protein LOC111948384 → MSLPDSEASTSLRLKELEVELLRLKIKKKEVCYEFELRKIKEENYRQICLKELELQQATSVVPPPSFCVTPFDVDKCVKSVPPLGDRDINEYFALFENAARVLQWPKTVWSLLLRRVLTGKAQEAVVSLPATESLDYDRVKAEVLHAYALEPEVCGGDGGFIRKTNDLADDKALINQHDDPVSVNQVSDLVGKRPEVFPAQARRQEQDESAEKDFLDLSDSFMAHFETPGLQPVEIHVCIGGHEARVPDPPPLGCLPFSGTASKGPTVFPLKQLILNMRYLLLTSHLVIGAPRNQSRTGLQCQLLKPSSTHTQPRQTFYRRGGSVMMNLRILEHLFFKDWALQVLSYSTTKPVGGMNQCKRSARPQSCL, encoded by the exons ATGAGTTTGCCGGACAGCGAAGCTTCTACGTCTCTCCGTCTTAAGGAGCTTGAGGTTGAACTGCTCcgtttgaaaatcaaaaagaagGAAGTTTGTTATGAGTTTGAGCTCAGAAAAATTAAGGAGGAAAACTACAGGCAAATCTGCCTAAAGGAGCTCGAATTGCAACAAGCCACCTCAGTTGTACCACCTCCTTCCTTTTGTGTGACACCATTTGATGTGGACAAATGTGTTAAATCTGTACCTCCACTAGGTGACAGGGACATTAATGAGTATTTTGCTCTGTTTGAGAATGCTGCTAGGGTGTTGCAGTGGCCTAAAACTGTCTGGTCACTTTTGCTGCGGAGAGTCCTTACTGGGAAGGCACAAGAAGCGGTGGTGTCCTTGCCAGCCACTGAGAGTCTGGACTATGACAGGGTGAAGGCTGAGGTGCTACATGCATATGCACTTGAGCCTGAGGTTTGTggaggtgatggtggatttaTCAGGAAAACAAATGATCTGGCTGACGACAAAGCCCTGATAAACCAACATGATGATCCCGTCTCTGTTAATCAGGTTTCTGATTTGGTTGGGAAACGTCCTGAAGTTTTTCCTGCCCAAGCCAGAAGGCAGGAGCAGGACGAATCTGCAGAAAAGGACTTTCTAGACCTGAGTGACAGCTTCATGGCTCATTTTGAAACACCTGGCCTGCAGCCTGTCGAAATTCATGTTTGCATTGGTGGCCATGAGGCCAGAGTCCCTGATCCCCCTCCGCTTGGGTGTTTACCCTTTTCTGGAACTGCTTCAAAGGGACCAACTGTGTTTCCTCTGAAGCAACTGATCTTAAACATGCGTTACCTTTTATTAACATCCCACTTAGTAATAGGTGCTCCAAGGAACCAAAGCAGGACTGGACTTCAGTGCCAGCTTCTG AAGCCATCCTCAACTCACACACAACCAAGGCAGACCTTTTACAGGAGAGGTGGCTCTGTGATGATGAACTTGAGAATTCTGGAGCATTTGTTCTTCAAGGACTGGGCCCTACAGGTTTTGAGTTATTCCACCACAAAACCTGTTGGTGGAATGAATCAGTGCAAAAGATCAGCAAGACCTCAAAGTTGcctttaa